The proteins below come from a single Natranaerofaba carboxydovora genomic window:
- a CDS encoding 1-deoxy-D-xylulose-5-phosphate reductoisomerase → MKNIGILGSTGSIGVQALDVIRNNKEKFNVRVLATNQNIDLLVKQAEEFKPELLVVGKEELFDKLEHNTSHLNLRVEKGEEGLELASSFTNLDLLLISLVGFSGVLPTLNAVKNKIDVALANKEALVVAGSLLKKASELSGSKIIPVDSEHSAIFQSLLGENINKVKRLFLTASGGPFFGKNKSQLENVAPGDALKHPNWDMGSKITIDSATMMNKGLEVIEAYWLFDLPYDQIKVLIHPQSIVHSMVEFVDGTYKAELGTADMRRPIQFALTYPDRTNKAFSSLDLVDKKLEFHDPDLKNFPCLSLAYEAGTSGGSMPCVMNAVNEVAVEYFLKNKIKFLHIPEIIQKIMNKHELIETPSIEELYEIDEWSREKAMLEIKNLPVR, encoded by the coding sequence ATGAAAAATATTGGTATATTGGGCTCAACGGGTTCAATTGGCGTTCAAGCCCTGGATGTTATCCGTAATAATAAAGAAAAATTCAATGTAAGAGTATTAGCTACTAACCAAAATATTGATTTATTAGTTAAACAAGCAGAGGAGTTTAAACCTGAGTTATTAGTAGTAGGAAAAGAAGAACTGTTTGATAAACTTGAACATAATACTTCTCATTTAAATTTAAGAGTTGAAAAAGGTGAAGAAGGACTAGAACTTGCATCTAGTTTTACAAATCTAGATTTACTTTTAATTTCTCTAGTAGGTTTTAGTGGGGTGCTACCTACTCTGAATGCAGTTAAAAATAAAATTGATGTGGCTCTAGCTAATAAAGAAGCCCTTGTTGTAGCCGGTAGTCTACTAAAAAAAGCTAGTGAGCTATCTGGTAGTAAAATTATCCCTGTAGATAGTGAACATTCTGCAATATTTCAGTCTTTACTTGGAGAGAATATAAATAAAGTAAAAAGGTTATTTTTGACAGCATCTGGTGGTCCTTTCTTTGGGAAAAATAAGAGCCAGTTAGAAAATGTAGCCCCAGGAGATGCTCTTAAACATCCTAACTGGGATATGGGAAGTAAAATAACTATTGACTCAGCTACTATGATGAACAAAGGGCTAGAAGTTATAGAGGCATACTGGTTATTTGATTTGCCATATGATCAGATTAAAGTCCTTATACATCCTCAGTCAATAGTGCACTCTATGGTTGAATTCGTGGATGGTACATACAAAGCAGAACTTGGAACTGCAGATATGCGAAGGCCGATTCAATTTGCTTTAACCTATCCAGATAGGACAAATAAAGCATTTTCTAGCCTGGATTTAGTCGACAAAAAACTTGAGTTTCATGATCCAGATCTAAAAAACTTTCCCTGCCTGTCCCTTGCTTATGAAGCGGGAACAAGTGGAGGAAGTATGCCCTGTGTTATGAATGCTGTTAATGAGGTTGCTGTAGAATACTTTTTAAAAAATAAGATTAAGTTTCTACATATTCCTGAAATAATTCAAAAGATCATGAATAAACATGAATTAATCGAAACACCATCTATTGAAGAACTTTATGAAATAGATGAATGGAGTAGGGAAAAAGCTATGTTAGAGATTAAGAACCTACCCGTAAGATGA
- the rseP gene encoding RIP metalloprotease RseP: MTLTTIVYSIIVLGILIFVHEFGHFIVAKLSGVKVLEFALGFGPKLIGFKRDETNYSLRIIPLGGFCRMLGEDPDEAGQIGSFTNASPLNRIGIIAAGPLMNFILAVFLFFIVYSIMGVPNPVQTEIGEVLPGSEAEEAGLEPGDKIVSVKNEEVETWESIVQLINENPEQEIELTIERNGDIREVNVVPEEDPQTGAGQIGISNLVDAGIFTALTEGTRQTVWFTGMILVSLVEMVTGQVEPDVAGPVGIVHMIGEVAEMGLVNLATFAAFLSINLGLLNLLPIPALDGSRLLFILVEFVRGRPVDPVKEGFVHFIGFAILIMLMIIIAYQDLLRLDVFD, from the coding sequence ATGACTTTAACAACAATTGTATATTCAATTATAGTACTTGGGATTTTAATTTTTGTTCATGAGTTCGGACATTTTATAGTAGCAAAACTTAGTGGTGTAAAAGTATTAGAGTTTGCACTTGGTTTTGGGCCTAAGCTAATCGGTTTTAAGAGAGATGAAACTAACTATTCACTTAGAATTATTCCCCTTGGTGGTTTTTGTAGGATGCTTGGAGAGGATCCTGATGAGGCTGGACAGATAGGTAGTTTTACAAATGCTTCACCTCTCAATAGGATAGGGATTATAGCGGCTGGTCCATTGATGAATTTTATACTGGCTGTTTTTCTTTTCTTTATTGTGTATTCTATTATGGGAGTTCCAAATCCTGTGCAAACAGAGATTGGTGAAGTACTGCCAGGAAGTGAGGCAGAAGAAGCAGGCCTAGAACCTGGAGACAAGATAGTATCAGTTAAAAATGAAGAAGTTGAGACCTGGGAAAGTATTGTTCAGTTAATAAATGAAAATCCAGAACAAGAAATAGAACTAACAATAGAAAGAAATGGTGATATTAGAGAGGTTAATGTAGTTCCTGAAGAAGACCCTCAGACGGGAGCTGGTCAGATAGGAATCTCCAATCTGGTTGATGCAGGGATATTTACTGCATTAACGGAAGGTACCAGACAGACTGTTTGGTTTACTGGGATGATTTTGGTAAGTCTAGTCGAAATGGTCACAGGACAAGTAGAGCCTGATGTTGCTGGCCCGGTTGGGATCGTTCATATGATAGGTGAAGTTGCCGAAATGGGTCTTGTGAATCTTGCTACTTTTGCAGCATTTTTGAGCATTAACCTGGGTTTACTAAACCTACTACCTATACCGGCATTAGATGGGAGTAGATTATTATTTATCCTGGTAGAATTTGTTCGTGGGCGTCCTGTTGACCCGGTCAAAGAAGGCTTTGTTCATTTTATAGGTTTTGCTATTTTAATTATGCTTATGATAATAATTGCATATCAAGATTTACTTAGATTGGATGTTTTTGACTAA
- a CDS encoding DUF6115 domain-containing protein has protein sequence MFLYWTTLVIGILLIIYALIKVGKEKKQSNSEEDTNKKNKLLVSEVIEELHENTENIMEKFSEREEKLETLLEQADRKIEELNYELEKKPIIYTKTDVFDATLNNKSKANKAYNNNNTDKSIEVDGKTINEGDETVNQDEAKVSNDYSNEDNVLPFPSYQRKYPEIKELYKKGFSITEIAKQTGKDKGEVQLILNLINKDEESNNNEMGC, from the coding sequence ATGTTTTTATATTGGACAACACTTGTTATAGGTATTTTACTTATAATATATGCTTTGATAAAAGTGGGAAAAGAAAAAAAACAATCAAATTCAGAAGAAGATACCAATAAGAAAAACAAACTGTTAGTTTCAGAAGTTATCGAAGAACTACATGAAAATACAGAAAATATCATGGAAAAATTCAGCGAAAGAGAAGAAAAATTAGAAACTTTGTTAGAACAAGCTGATAGAAAAATAGAAGAGTTAAATTATGAGTTAGAAAAAAAGCCTATAATTTATACGAAAACCGATGTTTTTGATGCTACTTTAAACAATAAAAGTAAAGCTAATAAAGCCTATAATAATAATAATACGGATAAGTCTATTGAAGTTGACGGTAAAACTATTAATGAAGGTGATGAAACAGTTAACCAAGATGAAGCCAAAGTTTCTAATGATTATAGTAATGAAGACAATGTTCTTCCGTTTCCTTCTTATCAAAGAAAATATCCTGAGATTAAAGAACTTTATAAAAAAGGGTTTAGTATTACTGAAATTGCCAAACAAACTGGTAAAGATAAGGGAGAAGTACAGTTAATATTGAACTTAATTAACAAAGATGAGGAGTCTAATAACAATGAAATGGGATGCTAA
- a CDS encoding isoprenyl transferase — translation MAGEKDKIMAKIDLDKVPEHIAIIMDGNGRWARKKGLPRIAGHRAGVESIREVIETSLELNIKVITLFAFSTENWKRPRKEVNFLMNLPLEYLNKELDNLKKQGVKINKIGCEEDIPEKTLNAVKKGIKETYNNNKLILNFALNYGGRAEIINAVKRIADKVENKELDSNNIDENIFNEYLYTKDLPDPSLIIRSSGEKRISNFLLWQMAYSELWFSPVYWPDFKGEHLLEAIYDYQNRDRRFGKVK, via the coding sequence ATGGCTGGTGAAAAAGATAAAATTATGGCAAAAATAGATTTAGACAAAGTCCCCGAACATATTGCAATAATTATGGATGGTAATGGAAGGTGGGCCAGAAAAAAAGGTTTACCCCGGATAGCAGGGCACCGCGCTGGGGTTGAGTCTATTCGTGAAGTTATAGAAACTTCATTAGAACTTAACATTAAAGTGATAACACTTTTTGCCTTTTCTACAGAAAACTGGAAAAGACCAAGAAAAGAAGTGAACTTTTTAATGAATTTACCCTTAGAATATTTGAACAAGGAATTGGATAATCTTAAAAAACAAGGTGTGAAAATAAACAAGATAGGCTGCGAGGAAGATATTCCTGAAAAAACTTTAAATGCTGTTAAAAAAGGTATAAAAGAAACTTACAATAATAATAAGCTGATTTTAAATTTTGCCTTAAATTACGGTGGTAGGGCAGAAATAATAAACGCTGTTAAAAGAATAGCTGACAAAGTTGAAAATAAAGAGCTTGACTCTAATAATATAGATGAAAATATATTTAATGAATATTTGTATACAAAAGACTTACCTGATCCTTCTCTGATAATTAGATCTAGCGGTGAAAAAAGAATAAGTAATTTTTTGCTTTGGCAGATGGCTTATAGTGAACTGTGGTTTTCACCTGTATATTGGCCTGACTTTAAAGGGGAACACTTGCTTGAAGCAATTTATGATTACCAAAACAGGGATAGACGTTTTGGAAAAGTTAAGTAA
- the rpsB gene encoding 30S ribosomal protein S2, whose protein sequence is MSVVSMKQLLEAGVHFGHQTRRWNPKMDRYIFTERNGIYIVDLQKTVKLLEGAYEFVRDVSERGGKILFVGTKKQAQEAVEKQAERCGMFYVNQRWLGGMLTNFKTINQRIKRLFELEKMEEDGTFDVLPKKEVQKLKLEHAKLQKFLGGIRDMVDLPEALFIVDPRKERIAVAEAKKLGIPIVAIVDTNCDPDEIDYVIPGNDDAIRAVKLICEKMADAVLEGQQGVQLSEPDFEAEEDADENEAEAINEASSDNEKKEEAEQVASDENDSVKQTEAE, encoded by the coding sequence TTGAGTGTAGTTAGTATGAAGCAATTGTTAGAAGCTGGAGTGCATTTTGGGCACCAAACCAGACGCTGGAATCCCAAAATGGATAGGTACATTTTCACAGAAAGAAATGGGATCTACATTGTAGATCTGCAAAAAACAGTTAAGCTTTTAGAAGGAGCCTATGAATTTGTTAGGGATGTATCAGAAAGAGGAGGAAAGATCCTTTTTGTTGGTACTAAAAAACAGGCCCAGGAAGCAGTAGAAAAGCAGGCCGAGCGTTGTGGCATGTTTTATGTTAATCAGCGCTGGCTAGGTGGTATGCTAACCAATTTTAAAACAATTAACCAAAGGATTAAGCGCTTATTTGAATTGGAGAAAATGGAAGAAGATGGAACGTTTGATGTATTGCCTAAAAAAGAAGTTCAAAAATTAAAGCTTGAGCATGCGAAATTACAGAAATTTTTGGGCGGAATAAGGGATATGGTTGATTTACCAGAGGCTTTGTTTATTGTTGACCCAAGAAAAGAAAGAATAGCTGTCGCAGAAGCTAAAAAACTTGGCATCCCTATTGTAGCTATAGTTGACACAAACTGTGACCCTGATGAAATTGACTATGTAATTCCAGGTAATGATGATGCTATTAGAGCAGTAAAATTAATATGTGAAAAGATGGCTGATGCTGTATTAGAAGGACAGCAGGGAGTACAGTTGTCTGAGCCTGATTTTGAAGCTGAAGAAGATGCTGATGAAAATGAAGCAGAGGCGATAAATGAAGCTTCTTCTGATAATGAAAAGAAAGAAGAAGCAGAACAGGTTGCTTCAGATGAAAATGATTCTGTCAAGCAAACTGAAGCTGAATAA
- a CDS encoding phosphatidate cytidylyltransferase, whose amino-acid sequence MKKRIISAIITIPLLLLVFYLGGIWLFLLILLISIGGFNELEGIIGNLGNGESSKPNKFIGYMGIFLIYLAFFYQSFNLFILAITVVLLISVAFKLAYFPRSKFLVFSTTLFSIFYITWTFGFLISIRNLPNGFYFVLFLLFVIWATDTGAYFTGISLGKNKLAPEVSPKKSIEGSIGGLIIAVIVSLIIGMSVGLSFVLSLLVGIIVSILSQLGDLMQSTLKRTANIKDSGNVIPGHGGLLDRFDSFLLAPSVFYVILRLIEI is encoded by the coding sequence ATGAAAAAACGTATTATATCTGCCATTATAACAATACCTCTCTTGTTGCTTGTTTTTTACCTGGGAGGTATCTGGTTGTTTTTGTTAATTCTTCTAATATCTATAGGTGGTTTTAATGAGTTGGAAGGTATAATAGGTAATTTGGGTAATGGTGAGAGTTCAAAACCGAACAAGTTTATTGGTTATATGGGTATATTTTTGATTTATTTGGCTTTTTTCTATCAAAGTTTTAACTTGTTTATCCTTGCAATAACCGTGGTTTTACTAATTTCTGTTGCATTCAAGTTGGCTTATTTTCCCAGGTCAAAATTTCTAGTGTTTTCAACTACTTTATTTAGTATTTTCTATATCACTTGGACCTTTGGATTTTTAATTTCAATAAGAAATTTACCTAATGGATTTTATTTTGTATTATTTCTTTTATTTGTTATTTGGGCAACTGATACAGGCGCTTACTTTACGGGAATTTCACTTGGGAAAAATAAGCTAGCCCCTGAGGTAAGCCCCAAAAAATCTATTGAGGGTAGTATTGGTGGGCTTATAATTGCCGTTATAGTATCATTAATTATTGGTATGAGTGTGGGGCTATCCTTTGTACTTTCTTTATTGGTTGGAATTATTGTATCTATTCTTTCTCAATTAGGAGATTTGATGCAATCTACTTTAAAAAGAACAGCAAACATAAAAGATTCAGGTAATGTAATACCTGGACATGGAGGTTTATTAGATAGATTTGATAGTTTTCTACTAGCACCTTCTGTTTTTTATGTTATATTAAGACTTATAGAAATATAA
- the frr gene encoding ribosome recycling factor, giving the protein MEKAVESLKNDLNSLRAGRANPSLLDGLTVDYYGTKTPLNQLANISAPEPRMILIQPYDKNAIQNIEKAIQQSDLGLNPNNDGSVVRLTIPELTEERREELVKLVKQKGEECKVAIRNIRRDANDALKEKEKGKEISEDESKREQDKIQKLTDEHISTVDEVLKAKNEEITSI; this is encoded by the coding sequence ATGGAAAAGGCTGTAGAATCCTTGAAAAACGACCTTAACTCTTTAAGGGCTGGAAGGGCTAATCCTTCTTTGCTTGATGGTCTTACTGTGGATTATTATGGAACGAAAACTCCACTGAATCAACTGGCTAATATATCTGCGCCCGAACCTAGAATGATTCTAATACAACCCTATGACAAAAACGCAATACAGAATATTGAAAAAGCTATACAACAGAGCGACCTTGGTTTAAACCCTAATAATGATGGATCTGTAGTTAGATTGACTATACCTGAACTTACTGAAGAAAGAAGAGAAGAACTAGTTAAATTGGTTAAGCAAAAAGGAGAAGAATGTAAAGTGGCAATTAGAAATATTAGAAGAGATGCAAATGATGCTCTAAAAGAAAAAGAAAAAGGAAAAGAAATATCTGAGGATGAATCAAAAAGGGAACAAGATAAAATACAAAAACTAACTGATGAACATATAAGTACTGTCGATGAAGTATTAAAGGCAAAAAATGAGGAGATAACATCAATTTAA
- a CDS encoding endolytic transglycosylase MltG — MKWDAKVVLGIGIGLILASAMFFVLDHGEDTADYYTDEKYESLRWLSNGNESHNILEDDAYSLDNLEIENNNDSEDSSNGNASDYNNEEISFEIPEGSRASEVVELLLEKDLIEDKEEFSSKLEDKRLTRRIVYGSYEVSTDIDNDTLLSTITN, encoded by the coding sequence ATGAAATGGGATGCTAAAGTTGTTTTAGGTATTGGGATCGGCTTGATTTTAGCATCGGCTATGTTTTTTGTACTAGATCATGGAGAAGATACAGCTGATTATTATACAGATGAAAAATACGAATCTTTAAGATGGTTATCAAATGGTAACGAAAGCCATAATATTTTAGAAGATGACGCATACAGTTTAGATAATCTTGAAATTGAAAATAACAATGATAGTGAAGACAGTAGTAATGGGAATGCTAGTGATTATAACAACGAAGAAATATCATTTGAGATTCCTGAAGGTTCGAGAGCTTCTGAAGTAGTTGAACTTTTACTAGAAAAAGATTTAATAGAAGATAAAGAGGAGTTTTCTAGCAAGTTAGAAGACAAAAGGCTGACTCGTAGAATTGTATATGGAAGTTATGAAGTATCAACTGATATAGATAATGACACTTTACTTTCTACTATTACAAATTAA
- the tsf gene encoding translation elongation factor Ts → MISASKVKELREKTGVGMMDCKKALQDSNGDLDAAMKYLREKGLADAEKKAGRTAKEGRIESYIHLGGKIGVIVEVNCETDFVAKNDEFKEFCHDIAMHIAASNPTYISSDEIPEDVEKEEKEFLKDQAKKEGKPDHVVEKMVEGRYKKRLEELCLLEQPFVKDPDNTVEELLKEKIAKIGEKIVINRFIRFEIGEETS, encoded by the coding sequence ATGATTAGTGCAAGCAAAGTAAAAGAATTGAGAGAGAAAACTGGAGTAGGAATGATGGATTGTAAGAAAGCACTGCAGGATTCCAATGGAGACCTCGATGCTGCGATGAAATATTTGCGAGAAAAAGGACTAGCTGATGCAGAAAAAAAAGCTGGACGCACTGCGAAAGAAGGTAGAATTGAGTCATACATACATTTGGGTGGTAAAATAGGAGTTATTGTTGAAGTTAACTGTGAAACAGATTTCGTTGCTAAAAACGATGAATTTAAAGAGTTTTGTCATGATATAGCGATGCATATTGCTGCAAGTAATCCTACTTATATTTCGTCCGATGAAATACCAGAAGATGTTGAAAAAGAAGAAAAAGAATTTTTAAAAGATCAAGCAAAAAAAGAAGGGAAACCGGATCACGTTGTGGAAAAAATGGTAGAAGGACGTTATAAAAAACGTCTAGAAGAGCTATGTCTTTTGGAACAACCTTTTGTTAAAGATCCAGATAATACGGTTGAAGAGCTTTTAAAAGAAAAGATTGCAAAAATCGGAGAAAAAATAGTAATAAATCGCTTTATTAGATTTGAAATTGGGGAAGAAACAAGCTAA
- a CDS encoding FapA family protein encodes MTTKSLPRKYQGKTVKEALENAKKNLGIDNIEDLEYKVLDKGGKSGGLIIKKKKPAVVEVISIKNSETAEQEKEESSSDSQEASLDNLSEQEVKALDKGIDGYFNIEETQDDKVFLTVHPPENEGKKVKWMDVKKYLENYGYEIKQEEPLVETVRKSNGEKINITDFVEEIRIDGSFEVRVEEKNMKAILRVELPQGKGKKVTFQELTDYLKERGIIHGINNEAIKEAIDKGTKGDYIVIAEGTEPEKGKDAEINVHFEKKEAKPVLKEDGTVDYYNVENVTNVSEGDLLATRIPPEEGVPGTDVYGEEVPPQPPKDKLLKKGKNTILDEENDVLKAEIDGQVVLNNDGTIHVFPVYEVSGDLDLSVGNIDFVGNVVVKGAVKSNLSIKAEGDVEIGKSADNCFIEAKGNIYVRGGIQGKSKGVIKSKGQIVCKFIENANVIADGDVTVSEAIMHSNVKGKNVYVTQGKRGLLVGGRIVASEEVHAKIVGSNLATATTIEVGLNPDLREKIDYLRDEYSKANENLDKTKKAVNILEKLEQTQGKLPPDKESMLLRLQRTEKHLTEKIEEIENEKEELERELEENTDGKVKVQDTAYPGVKIVISNVVRNNDDTRKKVTFYLNDEGEIRAE; translated from the coding sequence ATGACTACCAAAAGTCTACCCAGGAAATATCAAGGAAAAACCGTTAAAGAGGCTTTAGAAAATGCAAAGAAGAATTTAGGAATAGATAATATTGAGGATCTTGAATACAAAGTGTTAGACAAAGGTGGAAAATCCGGAGGGTTAATAATAAAGAAAAAAAAGCCTGCCGTAGTGGAAGTGATATCAATAAAAAACTCAGAAACAGCAGAACAGGAAAAAGAAGAGAGCTCCTCAGATTCACAAGAAGCTAGTCTGGATAATCTTTCAGAGCAAGAAGTAAAAGCATTAGACAAAGGTATTGATGGATACTTTAATATTGAAGAAACTCAAGATGACAAGGTTTTTCTTACTGTTCATCCACCTGAAAACGAAGGCAAAAAAGTAAAATGGATGGATGTAAAAAAATATCTTGAAAATTATGGTTATGAAATCAAACAAGAAGAACCCTTAGTTGAGACTGTAAGAAAATCTAATGGTGAGAAAATTAACATAACAGATTTTGTGGAAGAAATCAGAATAGATGGAAGCTTTGAAGTAAGAGTGGAAGAAAAAAACATGAAAGCCATATTGAGAGTTGAATTACCTCAAGGTAAAGGTAAAAAAGTTACTTTTCAGGAGTTAACTGATTACCTTAAAGAACGGGGTATTATACACGGAATAAATAATGAAGCAATAAAGGAAGCTATAGATAAAGGGACTAAAGGAGATTATATAGTAATTGCCGAAGGAACAGAGCCAGAAAAAGGAAAAGACGCAGAAATAAATGTTCATTTTGAAAAAAAAGAAGCAAAACCCGTATTAAAAGAAGATGGAACTGTTGACTACTATAATGTGGAAAATGTAACAAACGTCAGTGAAGGCGATCTTTTAGCAACTAGAATACCGCCAGAGGAAGGAGTTCCGGGAACTGATGTTTATGGGGAAGAAGTACCTCCTCAACCACCTAAAGACAAACTTTTGAAAAAAGGAAAAAATACAATTCTTGATGAAGAAAATGATGTTTTAAAGGCTGAAATAGACGGCCAGGTGGTTTTAAATAATGATGGTACAATCCATGTATTTCCGGTATATGAAGTAAGTGGTGATCTTGACCTTTCAGTAGGAAATATAGATTTCGTTGGAAATGTAGTAGTAAAAGGAGCTGTAAAAAGTAACTTAAGTATCAAAGCTGAAGGAGATGTGGAGATAGGAAAGAGTGCGGATAATTGTTTTATTGAAGCGAAAGGAAACATTTATGTAAGAGGCGGAATCCAGGGTAAAAGTAAAGGAGTAATAAAAAGTAAAGGTCAAATAGTATGTAAGTTTATTGAAAATGCTAATGTTATAGCTGATGGCGACGTAACTGTATCAGAGGCTATTATGCATAGTAATGTTAAAGGTAAAAATGTTTATGTAACTCAAGGGAAAAGAGGTCTTTTGGTAGGTGGAAGAATTGTAGCCAGTGAAGAGGTCCATGCTAAAATCGTAGGTTCAAATCTTGCTACAGCTACAACGATTGAAGTGGGTTTAAACCCTGATCTCAGGGAAAAGATAGATTACTTGAGGGATGAATACAGTAAAGCAAATGAAAATCTAGATAAGACTAAAAAAGCTGTAAACATATTAGAAAAACTTGAACAAACTCAAGGAAAACTTCCGCCTGATAAGGAAAGTATGCTATTGAGATTACAAAGAACAGAGAAGCATTTAACAGAAAAAATTGAAGAGATAGAGAATGAAAAAGAAGAACTAGAAAGGGAATTGGAAGAAAATACTGATGGTAAAGTAAAAGTTCAAGATACTGCATATCCTGGTGTTAAAATAGTGATCAGTAATGTGGTTAGAAATAATGATGACACAAGAAAAAAAGTTACTTTTTATCTAAATGATGAGGGGGAAATAAGGGCAGAGTAG
- a CDS encoding DUF362 domain-containing protein yields the protein MAYKITEECLACGSCIDVCPEEAIKEGDEIFEITDDCSECGSCVDECPAEAIIEE from the coding sequence GTGGCTTATAAGATCACAGAAGAATGTTTAGCTTGTGGTTCATGCATTGATGTTTGTCCTGAAGAGGCAATAAAAGAAGGTGACGAAATTTTTGAGATCACTGACGATTGCTCAGAATGTGGGTCATGTGTAGATGAGTGCCCGGCTGAGGCTATTATTGAAGAATAA
- a CDS encoding sigma-70 family RNA polymerase sigma factor, with protein MPDWSFYDLLKTYQKNHDSKILEDLLEKNISLVEHQVKKIYSNHLTTYLNITKEDLISFGLMGLLDSFNKYDFKKEISFESYARLRIKGSIIDGIRKFDFAPRYFREKAINYSEASFKLEKDFGRPPTEKELASYIGITVGELQKFWQKASYLTPLYLDKLISFEDEDSETFKDRLADDKQPSPEEAFEKQIDSKLLKDLIEDLPEREQLILSLYYYEDLTIKEIAEVMEISESRVSQLHSKAIYRLRGKLAWRKNRLS; from the coding sequence TTGCCCGATTGGAGTTTTTATGATTTACTAAAGACATACCAAAAAAATCATGATTCTAAAATATTAGAGGATTTATTGGAAAAAAACATTTCTTTAGTAGAACATCAAGTTAAAAAAATATATAGTAATCATCTAACTACATATTTAAACATTACAAAAGAAGATCTTATTTCATTTGGTTTAATGGGACTATTAGATTCATTTAATAAGTATGATTTTAAAAAAGAAATTTCATTTGAGAGTTATGCCAGGTTGAGGATTAAAGGTTCTATAATTGATGGTATCAGAAAGTTTGATTTTGCACCAAGATATTTTAGGGAAAAAGCTATAAATTACAGTGAAGCTAGTTTTAAATTAGAAAAAGATTTTGGCAGGCCTCCCACCGAAAAAGAACTAGCCTCTTATATAGGGATTACAGTTGGAGAATTACAAAAGTTTTGGCAAAAAGCCTCTTACTTAACTCCTTTGTATTTGGATAAATTGATTTCCTTTGAAGATGAGGATAGTGAGACATTTAAAGATAGGCTAGCAGACGACAAACAGCCATCTCCAGAAGAAGCTTTTGAAAAACAAATAGATAGTAAATTATTAAAGGATTTAATAGAAGACTTGCCAGAAAGAGAACAATTGATTCTTTCCTTATATTATTATGAAGATTTGACAATTAAGGAGATTGCAGAAGTAATGGAGATCTCTGAATCACGGGTGAGCCAGTTACATAGTAAAGCTATATACAGGCTTAGGGGAAAACTTGCCTGGAGAAAAAATAGATTGAGTTAA
- the pyrH gene encoding UMP kinase, protein MEQNGPKYKRVVLKLSGEALAGGEGYGIDMETLDTIATQIKEITDIGTEVSVVTGGGNIWRGAAAGKEGMDRASADYMGMLATMINALALQDMLERLDVDTRVQTAIEMRQVAEPYIRRRAIRHLEKGRVVIFAGGTGNPFFSTDTTAALRAAEIEASVILLAKGKVDAVYDSDPLVNQNAMYYSELKYMDILNKDLGVMDSTAASLCKDNSIPIIVFGLSKEGNIKKAVLGEKIGTLIK, encoded by the coding sequence ATGGAACAAAACGGACCAAAGTATAAAAGGGTTGTTCTTAAACTGAGCGGTGAAGCTTTAGCAGGGGGAGAAGGTTATGGAATAGATATGGAAACCCTGGATACTATAGCTACACAAATCAAAGAAATAACGGATATAGGAACAGAGGTTAGCGTTGTTACAGGCGGAGGAAACATATGGAGAGGAGCAGCTGCAGGCAAAGAAGGGATGGATAGAGCTTCTGCTGATTATATGGGTATGCTAGCAACAATGATCAACGCTTTGGCTCTACAAGACATGCTTGAAAGATTGGACGTTGATACTAGGGTCCAAACTGCTATCGAAATGAGACAAGTTGCAGAACCATATATAAGAAGAAGAGCTATCCGACATTTAGAAAAAGGCCGGGTCGTTATTTTTGCTGGCGGAACGGGCAACCCTTTCTTTTCTACTGACACAACTGCTGCTTTGAGGGCTGCAGAAATTGAGGCATCAGTTATACTATTAGCTAAAGGCAAAGTAGATGCAGTATATGATAGCGACCCCCTCGTTAACCAGAATGCAATGTACTACTCAGAACTCAAGTACATGGATATTTTGAATAAAGATTTAGGCGTAATGGACTCCACAGCCGCCAGTTTGTGTAAAGATAACTCCATCCCTATCATTGTTTTCGGCTTATCTAAAGAAGGAAACATTAAAAAAGCCGTGTTAGGAGAAAAAATTGGAACGCTAATAAAATAG